The following coding sequences are from one Polynucleobacter sp. JS-JIR-II-50 window:
- a CDS encoding cob(I)yrinic acid a,c-diamide adenosyltransferase, translating into MGNRLSKIATRTGDAGMTGLGDGSRVEKDHLRVCAMGDIDELNSEIGVLMTEDIPASISAELQELFLQVQHDLFDLGGELCIPNYKLLNPEHVAQLDVWLEKYNKQLPPLTEFILPGGTRAAAQAHVCRTVCRRAERSIVRLGWEEPLYDSPRQYVNRLSDLLFVLARILNRAAGGSDVMWKHEKKETK; encoded by the coding sequence ATGGGAAATCGACTATCAAAAATCGCCACTAGAACCGGTGACGCAGGAATGACGGGCTTGGGTGACGGAAGTCGCGTAGAGAAGGATCACCTGCGGGTCTGCGCCATGGGCGATATCGATGAGTTGAACTCTGAAATCGGGGTTTTAATGACCGAGGACATCCCAGCAAGCATTTCTGCTGAATTACAGGAGCTTTTTCTGCAGGTGCAACATGATTTATTCGATTTAGGGGGCGAACTTTGCATCCCTAACTACAAACTGCTCAATCCTGAGCATGTAGCGCAGTTAGATGTTTGGCTTGAGAAATACAACAAACAATTGCCCCCTTTGACTGAATTCATTTTGCCGGGCGGTACTCGCGCTGCTGCACAAGCCCATGTTTGTCGCACCGTATGTCGCAGGGCCGAACGTTCGATTGTTCGCTTGGGTTGGGAGGAGCCTTTATATGATTCCCCTCGTCAATATGTCAACCGCCTATCTGATTTGCTCTTTGTGCTTGCGCGTATTTTGAATCGTGCGGCTGGTGGTTCGGATGTGATGTGGAAGCACGAAAAAAAAGAGACTAAATAA
- a CDS encoding 3-deoxy-7-phosphoheptulonate synthase produces MSQQNTNPANWYSAVDKTSDTDDQRIDNISVLPPPEHLIRFFPISGTPTEALISNTRKKIRDIIHGKDDRLLVIIGPCSIHDPKAALEYCQRLLAERERLSGELEIVMRVYFEKPRTTVGWKGLINDPYLDESYRIEEGLRLARQVLMEINRLGMPAGSEFLDVISPQYIADLISWGAIGARTTESQVHRELASGLSAPIGFKNGTDGNIKIATDAIQAAGRPHHFLSVHKNGQVSVVETKGNKDCHVILRGGKEPNYEAHFVQAACSELEAAKLPASLMVDLSHANSSKKHERQIVVADDVAQQIESGSHQIFGVMIESHLNDGAQKFTPGKDDPSKLEYGKSITDACINWDDSVKVLERLATAVKKRRSKKK; encoded by the coding sequence ATGAGCCAACAAAATACGAATCCCGCTAATTGGTACTCCGCTGTCGACAAGACTTCAGATACTGACGATCAACGCATTGATAACATTTCTGTTCTGCCTCCGCCAGAGCATTTAATTCGTTTCTTTCCGATTTCTGGAACGCCCACCGAAGCATTGATCAGCAACACTCGCAAAAAGATCCGCGACATTATTCATGGCAAGGATGACCGCTTACTCGTGATCATCGGACCATGCTCCATTCATGACCCAAAAGCAGCGTTGGAATATTGCCAGCGTCTTTTAGCTGAGCGCGAGCGTCTTTCTGGTGAATTAGAAATTGTGATGCGCGTGTATTTTGAAAAGCCACGTACAACTGTTGGCTGGAAGGGTTTGATTAACGATCCGTATCTAGATGAAAGCTATCGCATCGAAGAGGGGCTGCGCCTTGCTCGCCAAGTATTGATGGAAATTAATCGTCTTGGCATGCCTGCTGGTAGCGAATTCTTGGATGTGATTTCTCCGCAATATATTGCTGACCTAATTTCTTGGGGTGCTATTGGTGCGCGCACTACTGAGAGCCAGGTTCACCGCGAACTTGCATCTGGCTTATCTGCACCTATCGGATTTAAGAACGGTACTGATGGCAACATCAAAATTGCTACTGATGCAATTCAAGCTGCAGGTCGTCCACATCATTTCTTATCCGTTCATAAAAACGGTCAAGTATCCGTTGTGGAAACTAAAGGCAATAAAGATTGCCACGTCATTTTGCGTGGTGGTAAAGAGCCAAACTACGAGGCTCATTTTGTGCAAGCGGCCTGCTCTGAGCTAGAAGCAGCAAAGCTTCCAGCCAGTTTGATGGTTGATTTATCCCATGCCAATTCAAGCAAGAAACATGAACGTCAAATTGTGGTTGCTGATGATGTAGCACAGCAAATTGAATCTGGCTCACATCAGATTTTTGGCGTGATGATTGAGAGTCATTTGAATGATGGTGCCCAGAAATTTACCCCCGGAAAAGATGACCCAAGCAAATTGGAATACGGCAAGAGCATTACCGATGCCTGCATCAACTGGGATGACTCCGTAAAGGTGCTAGAGCGTCTAGCTACGGCCGTTAAGAAACGCAGAAGTAAGAAAAAGTAA